In Oreochromis aureus strain Israel breed Guangdong linkage group 15, ZZ_aureus, whole genome shotgun sequence, a single genomic region encodes these proteins:
- the exoc8 gene encoding exocyst complex component 8 — MSETGNRLRKLLESPNFDPQNYVKQLSQQSDGDRDLQEHRQKIQNLADETAQNLKKNVYKNYRQFIETAKEISYLESEMYQLSHILTEQKSIMESITQALLSTDKDETSKEMQAAFPKETEEVKQRTLTSLLEKVEGVKNIMDTPGRHLIYNGDLAEFDVDNMSPIQKVHAFLMNDCLLIATWLPNRRGTVKYKYNALYDLESFAVVNVKDNPPMKDMFKILMFPDSRIFQAENSKVKKEWLEILDETKKNKVSKDRHKKEEEVPTSPVRAEVSTNPFDMDDDEDTVDGEESVNLSLEWIQELPEDLDVCIAQRDFEGAVDLLDKLNEYLRDQPVTPKVKELRGKVDERVRQLTEVLVFELSPDRSLRGGPKATRRAVSQLIRLGQSTKACELFLKNRAAAVQTAIRQLRIEGATLLYIHKLCNIFFTSLLETAKEFQMDFAGNTGCYSAFVVWSRSAMRMFVDAFSKQVFDSKESLSTAAECVKVAKEHCQQLTEIGLDLTFTLQSLLVKDIKAALQSYKDIIIEATKHRNSEEMWRRMNLMTPEALAKLKDEMRSCGIHFEQYTGDDCWVNLSYTVVAFTKQMMSFLEEGLKLYFPELHMVLLESLREIILVAVQHVDYSLRCEQDPEKKAFVMQNASFLHDTVLPVVERRFEEGVGKPAKQLQDLRKSTRPVRINPESTTSVV; from the exons ATGTCGGAAACGGGGAACCGACTACGGAAGCTGCTCGAATCGCCCAATTTCGACCCGCAAAATTACGTCAAGCAGCTGTCACAGCAGTCCGATGGCGACAGGGATTTGCAGGAGCACCGACAAAAAATCCAAAACCTTGCCGACGAAACGGCTCAAAATCTGAAGAAAAATGTTTACAAGAACTACAGACAGTTCATCGAAACAGCCAAAGAGATTTCCTATCTGGAGAGCGAAATGTACCAGCTGAGCCACATCCTGACTGAACAGAAGAGCATCATGGAGAGTATCACTCAGGCCCTGCTGTCCACAGATAAGGATGAGACGTCTAAAGAGATGCAGGCAGCTTTTCCCAAGGAGACGGAGGAGGTGAAGCAGAGGACCCTCACCTCACTGTTGGAGAAAGTGGAAGGGGTTAAAAACATCATGGACACCCCAGGCAGGCACCTTATCTACAATGGGGACCTTGCAGAGTTTGATGTTGACAACATGTCCCCCATTCAGAAGGTGCATGCTTTCCTGATGAATGACTGTCTGCTGATTGCCACCTGGCTGCCTAACCGCCGTGGCACGGTTAAGTATAAATACAACGCTCTGTATGACCTGGAGAGCTTTGCTGTGGTTAACGTAAAAGACAACCCTCCGATGAAGGACATGTTCAAGATCCTGATGTTTCCAGACAGTCGCATCTTCCAGGCAGAGAACAGCAAAGTTAAGAAAGAGTGGTTGGAGATCCTAGATGAaaccaagaaaaacaaagtctCCAAAGACAGGCacaagaaggaggaggaggtccCCACTTCTCCTGTTAGAGCTGAGGTATCCACCAATCCTTTTGATATGGATGACGATGAAGACACGGTTGATGGTGAGGAGAGCGTGAATCTTAGTCTTGAGTGGATCCAGGAGCTGCCAGAGGATCTGGACGTGTGCATTGCCCAGAGAGACTTCGAGGGTGCTGTTGACCTGCTGGACAAGCTCAACGAGTATCTCAGAGATCAGCCTGTCACCCCGAAGGTTAAAGAGCTTAGGGGGAAGGTGGATGAACGTGTGCGGCAGCTGACAGAGGTCCTGGTGTTTGAGTTGTCTCCAGATCGGTCACTTCGTGGCGGTCCTAAAGCAACCCGGCGGGCTGTTTCCCAGCTCATCAGACTAg GCCAGTCCACTAAAGCCTGTGAGCTGTTTCTGAAGAACCGCGCCGCTGCAGTGCAGACTGCTATACGGCAGCTTCGCATTGAAGGAGCCACGCTGCTCTACATCCACAAACTCTGCAACATATTCTTCACCAGCCTGCTGGAGACGGCCAAGGAATTTCAGATGGACTTTGCCGGGAACACAGGCTGCTATTCTGCCTTCGTGGTCTGGTCCAGATCAGCCATGAGGATGTTTGTGGACGCCTTCAGCAAGCAG GTGTTCGACAGTAAGGAGAGCCTGTCGACGGCAGCGGAGTGCGTGAAAGTGGCTAAAGAACACTGTCAGCAGCTCACCGAGATCGGCCTGGACCTGACTTTCACCCTGCAGTCCCTGCTGGTCAAAGACATCAAGGCAGCGCTCCAGAGCTACAAAGATATTATCATCGAGGCCACGAAACACAGAAactctgaggagatgtggaggaGGATGAACCTCATGACTCCTGAGGCTTTGGCTAAACTTAAG GATGAGATGCGCAGTTGTGGCATTCACTTCGAGCAGTACACAGGTGATGACTGCTGGGTGAACCTGAGCTATACCGTCGTGGCCTTCACCAAGCAGATGATGAGCTTCTTAGAGGAAGGCCTGAAGCTCTACTTCCCTGAGCTGCACATGGTGCTGCTGGAGAGCCTGAGGGAGATCATCCTGGTGGCCGTACAGCACGTAGACTACAGCCTTCGCTGTGAGCAGGACCCTGAGAAGAAAGCCTTTGTCATGCAGAATGCCTCCTTCCTCCATGACACCGTGCTGCCGGTGGTTGAGCGGAGGTTTGAGGAGGGCGTGGGGAAGCCGGCCAAGCAGCTGCAGGACCTCAGGAAGAGCACGAGGCCGGTACGAATCAACCCCGAGAGCACCACATCCGTGGTCTGA
- the sprtn gene encoding DNA-dependent metalloprotease SPRTN produces MDEDFLLAIRLQEQFDQEYRASLSSSSGTIDNSFGQSSKKRRVEVAGGGSDVVPYWKPNPQLERPLSIVDESWEMLDPSPDIRAMFLEFNDMFFWGKLSGVEVKWSSRMTLCAGVCSYEGQGGLCSIRLSEPLLKLRPRKDLVQTLLHEMIHALLFVTQNNRDRDGHGPEFCKHMNRINKASGTKITIYHSFHDEVDMYRQHWWRCNGPCQKRKPYFGYVKRAMNRAPSSLDPWWEDHQRTCGGTYTKIKEPEGYGKKGQKNSKTSEKKATGSGKPSSTTTGSGSQDIRDIIPFSGKGFILGGKSQDSTSSSPSPRPPLPVVKTPLSNPVPSPEKFFTPSSPPKSLSSPVHSNKTNGISNTFTSVRPSTSMGRKPPVKRSVGNTTHFVNINGSPVKMPKSQSSSSSQGGDKSKQSSIDDLFNSTSLRKSETKRDSLTSPKSSTNAASASSRFQKQQNNHLTSSPSTPSPSPNITNHSKVSSVVTTGSQGSTSRAVQSKDFTNSDSDSTSAAVGRNRTPRKRAWDDRSSSASIFDFFQKTLGSDSAASKESIKAKSPAVLQRTTSATTTPSSSASLQSSAGLHSVASSSSSSSSSFAVMVSCPVCQAKVQESKINEHLDSCLS; encoded by the exons ATGGATGAGGATTTTCTGCTCGCTATTCGGCTGCAGGAGCAGTTTGATCAGGAATACCGGGCTTCATTATCTTCATCAAGTGGTACTATAGATAATAGTTTCGGGCAGAGCAGTAAGAAACGGAGAGTGGAGGTAGCTGGAGGTGGTAGCGATGTTGTTCCCTACTGGAAACCGAATCCCCAGCTTGAGAGGCCACTGTCCATTGTGGACGAGTCCTGGGAGATGCTTGACCCTAGCCCCGACATCAGGGCCATGTTTCTGGAGTTCAATGACATGTTCTTCTGGGGTAAACTCAGCGGTGTGGAGGTGAAGTGGAGCTCGAGAATGACGTT GTGTGCTGGAGTTTGTTCTTATGAGGGTCAAGGTGGACTGTGTTCAATCAGGCTGAGTGAGCCTCTGCTGAAGCTTAGACCCAGAAAAGACCTGGTACAG ACCCTTCTCCATGAAATGATTCATGCGCTCCTGTTTGTGACACAAAATAACCGGGACAGAGATGGCCATGGACCTGAGTTCTGCAAACACATGAACCGGATCAACAAAGCCAGTGGGACCAAGATTACT ATCTACCACAGCTTCCACGATGAGGTTGATATGTACCGGCAGCACTGGTGGCGGTGTAATGGGCCCTGCCAGAAGCGTAAACCCTACTTTGGCTACGTGAAGAGAGCCATGAATAGAGCTCCTTCTTCTCTGGACCCTTGGTGGGAGGATCACCAGAGAACATGTGGTGGCACATACACCAAAATCAAGGAGCCTGAAGGATATGGcaaaaaaggccaaaaaaacaGCAAGACCTCAGAGAAGAAGGCCACAGGAAGTGGCAAGCCTTCAAGTACGACTACAG GTTCTGGATCACAGGATATAAGGGACATCATCCCATTTAGTGGGAAAGGCTTCATCCTTGGGGGGAAGTCTCAGGACTCAACGTCTTCCTCGCCATCTCCCAGGCCACCACTTCCTGTTGTGAAAACACCATTGTCCAACCCTGTCCCCTCCCCAGAGAAGTTCTTCACGCCATCGTCCCCGCCTAAAagtctctcctctcctgttcaCTCTAACAAGACCAATGGGATTTCCAACACTTTTACCTCAGTCAGACCATCCACTTCCATGGGGAGAAAGCCACCTGTAAAGAGGTCTGTCGGCAACACGACGCACTTTGTCAACATAAACGGTTCACCAGTGAAAATGCCAAAATCCCAGAGCAGTAGTAGCAGCCAAGGAGGAGATAAGAGCAAACAGAGTTCCATTGACGACCTTTTTAATAGCACAAGCCTCAGGAAGTCAGAGACCAAAAGAGACTCACTGACATCACCAAAGTCTTCCACAAATGCTGCTTCTGCCTCCTCTAGatttcaaaaacaacaaaataatcatTTGACTTCCTCTCCCAGCACACCCAGTCCCAGCCCTAACATAACAAACCATTCCAAGGTCTCATCTGTAGTTACAACTGGATCCCAGGGTAGCACTTCAAGAGCTGTACAGTCCAAGGATTTTACTAATTCTGACAGTGACAGCACATCAGCGGCTGTGGGTAGGAATCGGACGCCGAGAAAGAGGGCGTGGGATGACCGCAGCAGCTCTGCCAGCATCTTTGACTTCTTCCAGAAGACCTTAGGCAGCGATTCAGCAGCATCGAAGGAATCAATAAAGGCAAAATCACCAGCAGTGCTGCAGAGAACTACCAGTGCCACCACCAcaccctcctcttctgcttctcTGCAGTCCTCAGCAGGACTGCACAGTGTTGCCTCCTCCTcgtcttcatcctcctcctcctttgcaGTGATGGTCAGTTGTCCAGTGTGCCAAGCAAAGGTCCAGGAGTCAAAGATCAACGAGCATCTTGATTCCTGCCTCTCTTGA